The DNA window aataatttcagTCCCACTAAGTACAAAACATTCAAACTGATTTTATAACTACAGTAAGATTCTTTgtaatttcattgtgttatatGACCTTAAATTCCACTAGTCTTATATAAGACAGTAATTCACTGTTTTGTAGATATCATATTAAAAGGTTTCCCAGTAATAAtcttattgaaatgtttaaaaattttctatataattttattagacagtgttaacattttaattattgttatggaCAAGGCCTGATTTAATGAAGGTTTAGATACTAACATATTAAACAGTTAATACAAATTTACTTATTTCCAATTCTtttttgaaactattttcaaAGTTATGATTGAGAAGAATGAAATACAAATGGTTTTTTTCATCACTTGCTATTTTATTGTAAATCAGTTTTATGAAGATACAATGTTCATTTTAATACTTCTTACCAAAACACTAACGAATATTGAATATTCAGATCAAGTGAGAACAATGAGCTACATTATCTGTTAGAAAAACCAACTGTAAAACATGTCTTTGGTGTTTATACAGCACCAAATCCAGGATTCTCAAATGTGAAGGGAATGAGGGAGCAGACAGGTAGAGTTTGaggcaaattttattttaatttctaaaggaCAAGGGAACAGTTGTAGAAGTACAGAATTTTAAAAGAAGGGTTATTTTTGCTGCGGCTTACATGAATTATTTAGTGAAGTGAAAGGACATACCAGATATTTGTAGGTTGGTTTTTCATCTATATCTGCATGGTGCCCAAGGGTATATTAATCCACAAACTGTCATTTttagagaaatgttttttttccagGGGGGGGGCAGGGTAAGTATTTAGGTGGTGTCTAGAACCATCACTCCTCTCACTGTATTTTGTACatgtaaacttaaattataaaggTGACTAATGCAAAGACAGATCCTGTACACAGAATGCTACTTTCCAAGTTATTTCATCATgtcataaaaactttaaaaccacACATTTTATAAAGTAACCCTAACTAACAACCTTAAGTTTTTGTGATACAAACAAAGAAAGGCTcaaagtttcattaaatatttacccATTAAAAACTTCCTGAAGATTTCTTGTATAAATCTTAAggacatttgattaaaaaacacaaacagatttcacaaacaattttctaccaatgaacaaacaaaataagagaaAGTCTAATACACTACATACATATTCTTGTTATAAAAATAGACAAACACAGACAATGTCTAACaatcacatattttattacatagttcTGTGTTTACCTGGAAGATTTCAAAAAACAATGGAATAGTGGTGAAAGTAATTAATGTCTTGTGTCTGTTATGTTATCAGGATCTATTAGcaaagataaaataacattatgaaGAAAACTCTAGCTAATACATCACACTTTGTCATCTGTTTGTAACTCTTCTGTAGCTTACAACTCTGAAAATTGGATGAAgaacatacattttattattctggtTGGTTGTCAAgccatatgtttatatttatcaaccCACTTAAAGGACATCTGAAGACTGGAACTATACATGATCTATAGCATTTCTTAGATACAGGACAGTGCTGTCAGTGTATCAGTAGGCTGAGTTAATACTGCTGTTAATTAAAATCTATTTCGAATTATAAGGACAACATGCAAATCACACTCTAAAAAGTTTGTTGAAGTGACTTTCATTCCAGACTTTTTGGACAACCTGTATAATCTCACTAaccagataaaatatattacttggGCATCTAAACCCCCCCACCcccaaaacaaaagttttaaatcacagaaacaaaagattatttccagtttgttaaacataaaattgtaaagtatctcttaaaaatttaaaactgaatctcAAAAGGAAAGCACTTTCTTGATGAGTAACATCTTTGTGACGTATTATAGACCAACGACTGTGTGTCACACACATATACAATGGTTTTTTACTAACTGCAGATCATCACCGTATCTCACCTTCACCAGCACTACACAGAAATCTGTAAAAGGGTTGTACTTATGGAAACAAGAAGGAAATAAGTGCGGGGAATACGGAAAGGAGGATTTTGATAGTATTTCagaagtttgtgttttcttacactttcaaaatgtatttgataCACGTGTACCTCTTGCATACAGTATGAAATGTCACCAGATTACAGTAGATGAACAGAGCTTATGTATTGCGTTCAGAAATATAGAAGATGACTTAGAAATACAACCAAAGGCTGTATGTATCAGCCCCCCCTTcaaaaagaaaccaaataagTATGAAAAGCAGTATTaactaagttaaatatttatattcactacTTACATTTCGTGAAACCAAGATAACAAATGTTACCATAAAGTTAAGGatttactataaaaaaatatatcaaaatctatATCAAATAAACTGACCTCTTAAAGTACACTGAGAGAACTTCACATAAGCATGTAGAAGATATTTGGGTTTGTGTTATGTTTTAGCTTTGAGGTAAAATAGCCAATGGTAAATAATTCCTTATGCacatactaaaaaacaaaaatatttatggaTTACAGTGACCTtcattaacagaaataaaatatttttttttatgtgattcACTCTGTAAAAATCTGTAATCTACCAAATTAAAAACTGGTCACATCCTGTAAACAAATTGATCAAGCATATAAATCATTTATTGATTCATTTAGAGTAAAAATCAGGGGACTTTCTACCTCACAAATACATGTGGCTCAGTTACTTTAACTATGATAGTAAATGTCCAAGTTCACAAACATTTCAAGTAACAGAAGAGTGAACTTAGTTGTAATATGCTTCACATGCCAGACATTAGTATCCAACCCATCCCATTTACAACAGTATGTTAGTGACAAGAGGAACCAACAAACAACACTTCATAAATGTAATGAAGGGAAACAAAACAGAAGATAAATTTTACCCCTACCGTGCTTGAAACTTAAAATTAACTTATTGCAATGTGCtttaaaaggaaagaaatataatactaaaaacaacatcaaaaatgAAGATTGAAGTTTCAAGGTTTGGCAATAAACCTGTTGGATagttaaaaatctttaaaaaaatatattttttaaaaaacttacaGGATAAAAGAATTAGCAATGCGAACAAAACCAACTAGAAACTGATAATAACTTCAGAGAACAACGAAAGAAACATAGCTTCAACCttagggaagaaaagaaaacaacacaagaaacatgACTGGTTCTGGCACGAGACTATATTAAGCCTTACTGAACATTCTTTCTACAGtactaaataaaatagttttctatcaaacatttgtatttcaacaAATAATCACCCAGAAAAGTTAAAGAAGAGCAGGCATCTCAAAACAATGGAATGCTCGACATCactcaacaaacaaaataaaatcaacaaaaattaCATGCATTAGAATTGAGGATCACTAAACACtaggaaaagaaagaaatacatctacaattttattttaatgtaatttgctaaataatcaatattaacaaaagacaacaacaaaagatcACATTCCGAGTTGTTTTTTCAAGCTGgttgaaatatgtattaaatagtgagtatgaaatatatattttctataacgtTGAAGTTTTCCAAAGAAACATTCAAACAGTTGTTCTGATAAAATTAATCCATCTTTTGTTGTGCTTGTTCCCAATTTCACTGTAATCATAAGAGATGCTACATGTTGTTCATCAGTGTATCTATGTATTAACTTCCTGAACTTTATAAATCAGAATACATTTTTGgaatagatttttttaaatgttaagtagtttaataaatgaagaaaaaacgaaCCAAGAAAGAGTTAAAGTTTTACTGATAGCtttgttaaaatttaacaaacctataaataataaactcaaaattaaagactGAAATTAGGCAGTCCCGATTCAAACagattatcaaaatatttctatattttggaTCATTAATAATGTTCTTTAGGTCAAATATTGTGACATAAAGCTTGGATCTCTTAATAAAGGATGGAATACCATTGTTTAGGCAAGTTGAAAAACCTTATTTCTCATATTTGACACTTCAAGCCTCGGGTATTAGAAAGTTACCAGAAACAAATTACATACACAAGACATTATTGTGAGAGTTATACACACAGATTTCCAGAggtttataaataattacacaaataaataaaatacattatcttttacccatttatattattatcaagaaCATAATTTGAACTGGTTTgtacttatttttacattcaatTTCTATACTTTGTTGGAAGAAATGTTATTATACTAATGCTTTATGACTTGTTATTGTGTAACTTTTGTCAAAAATCcttttatcaatgaaaataaagacTAAATAAACTGATTAGTCACCATAGAGGATCACAGTGGAGGGCAGAAGAGGACAAGAAAGTTTTAACATCTAAAAAGTCACATTTCTTCACAGTCACTTATgccagtaacaagttattaatttCTTCATATAACAAAATGCTTACATATATTTGAGTGAAAGTTTAAAGTCTAGACCATATCTCAGTGAAATTTAACCATCAAATCTATCTTAAAAGGAAAACAGTGTAAGTGATATTATTGGATGGAACAATAAGAAGTCAAACTGTTAGGCCTATTTTCATAAAAAACGAACAAGATAGGAGGAGTCATCTAAATAAAAAATGCAAATGAAGCAGAGAATTAGGACGACTGTGGTTGAATGGCAGTACTCTTAAACCAAGTTTAAGACAAAAGATTTTATTTCATGCTGCAGAAACGAACTAAATTTATGAAGCACAAATACCAGGTTTACCTTATGACAATATCTTCAATCATGTTacaagaaaattaaatgtttttttgtattcttaATGAAAGTAATTCACACTGGTTCATTACAAGTATTAGTACACCTAAACTTTATCACTTGGTGATTATTACAgtactttttaacatttatttggaaatatttacactaaacaaaacatttcaaagtgCTTCAATGATATCGAAATAAAAAGATATTCTGGCTTCAGCTCAAAATATCATCACATTTCAGTATTTTTAAGCTATTTGATCCAAACTGTTTTTGACTTTAAAGACTTGACAAGAAGAGCCTGCTTCAGTCTTACTGTTTTACGATGGTACCAAGTACTTGATCATTTGGGAGTTATACGTATGAAGGCTCGAAAAGAATGCCAGGAACCACCTGCTGCTTTAAATGCTAGGATGCCTGTTACTATGGTAATACAATAAACAGGAACTAGAGATGCAGCATACATACCATGCTGGTTGATTAATgtctaaagaaaatataacaataagtgaTTTACACATTCAAAATTCTAATTTTCCAAACTATTTAAATACttgattataaaacatttatcctaCTACAAAACAAGAAACCCATTAAACTGAGTGCTCTCTAAAAGTCGACCTTATTCTTGAAGAAGGTAGCCCTACCTTTAGAAAGttttcaaggtattttttttttgtgattcatgtgacataatttaaaatattattacaagtttttgGTCTTGGCTAGTACCAcaagataacattttgttatcctAGTCTCATACTTATTGCACAATATAATGGTTACTAATTCAATAACTTAAGTTGTTTTGGTGAAGattcttgtttattcttattacaTGTTTCAAAATAATGACATTGTGGTTTAACTCAGTATTCCATAgtttaattctattttttatttcattattattattattatatttaatgttgattGGCTGATCAAtgcaatatattgtaattttcctaatgaacttttgtttttactaaacatttatttaccagCCACAGTTGGAGACACAGGAAGCAACAAATTACAGATTATATGGACACTATTTACATTCTAGTCATCAAAGGGTTCCTTTAACTGCAGTACAGCAAAAgtttaggtttctattattaatggTGGTAAGGCAAATTTGAGCTTTGTTTGTGAAGATTACTgtgtattatatttgaaaaaacacAGTAGCACTTATTCTATACAGGTTTATAAATCAATGTTACCCCATACAAAATCAAACCAAAATCCTCAGGAATACCCAACAGGATTTCTATACCCAtggtaaaatgtacaaaatatgcGAGTTTATTATATGACAGATTATAAAACACAATAAGACTGAAATTACTGGCagaaaattgttttacatatctataataaGTGGAAGACATTGTTTGGGTTCATCCCACACAGCAATGTTACTTTCAGCCACTTTACCACTAGTTGAAGGAgttaacaatgaaacagataatttcatcaaaaataaaaatttaccataattttaatgaataaaacctTTAACAAAACAAGTATATTTCAGAACAACATACTATTTGATATGCTGTAAGTTACAAAAGTAGGCAGTCAGAATCCtgctaaaataaaaactacaaaaatgtttaaagcaACATATAGTTCATTATTGTAAGTATTATTTTCATGTGGAATTATACTATtatagatttcttagaaaaataTCCAAATAGGTTGTGGAAGTGTCAGTAAGGTGTTAATTGTTTGAAACAACACCCTTTGTTTTTACGtttaatatatagtaaaataACATTCATTTCTATTAAACTTCAACTACCTAGCTTATGATGATCAAACATGATTCTTGCACTTgcaaaaaataattcttttaaggTTAAAATACTTACCAAACAAGACACTACAAGGTGAGAACAGATGacataaattacagaaaaatagtGTTGATGGTCCCAAGCATGGAAGAAAATAACACCCCAGAAGGTATGCAACAGGGTGAAAGCCAAGGTCGTGAAtgctaaaaacaaaagaaacttcaaattataattgttattaatattcagcTGTTTACATTTCACAGTCAATCACTCTCTTGCATAGCctattttatttactatatttatacagtaataaCCACAAAGTCGAccagtaatattttaaatcagttttctaCCAAATGATTTACACACATTTTAACATAACCTCAATTAATGAACAATATTCTTTAGATGTACGAAATACGAAACAACTACTGTTTAGTCATCAGGAAATACGAAACAGGAAGTGTTTGGTcgtataaacaaacacacaaaactttatattataataggagttaataaaaattactaagtAAAGATTTTGGAACACCATTTACATAACTAATCTTGTTTTAACAATAGTAATTACCCactgattttaatatttgttgattaTAACCTATGTTTGTGATTatattatgtttgtgtgtttgtttgcacCTTTTAGTCACCTATTCcttatatattttcacatttattgaTTAACCTGCACCAAACTTGACATGGCGATACAAGATGATACGAGGAAGGTCACGATTGGACAAAGAAACTGTGTCTGGGTTTCATACATCATGAAAAGATTGGAGAAAGAAAGTGTATCTGGGATTCATACATTACCTCATTTTCTTTGACCAGTAGCCACCATTACCTTGCGACCTCTGTTGCCTGACAGCATTGGACAGCTATCAGATTCAGTATTAATGTCATAGCTTCGACCAGCAAAGGATATTGCAGTTTAAACTAGTTTTACCTAAACTTAGGATACAGAGATATATCCTTGCTGGCAGAAGTAATTATCTAACAAAAGAATAAAGGGCTGAAGTGACTAGAACAAAATAATGTTGGACGTCTTTGACCATGTTGCTGCCAGGACAGCGTAGTAGTAGTCaataatttagattaaaaaaaacaaactacatcatCACAGAAAGTAGTGGAACactctataaataataataaagaaaatattgacaAGGAAAAACCTTTCATTTACTTCAGAAGACAACATAACTACCGATGTCATGAAAAGATGAACTTTCAAATAACTACACAACTCCAACCTTTTTTTCTAACTATTATCTACTACTGTTTATGATAACGTTATTTCATGATacttcaacaaaaataatataccacAATGGTTActtcatcacatttgttgacttgcattcaaaatgttggtagatttactgttttacaaatttatgtcactaagtttgaaatcaaattgtagattataattcaaactttaatattatgagttaatttaacttaaaattaaatattaaaagaacacatttaaatttaGATTCTAGTAAGTCACGTGGTATGTTGGATGTAACATTGttcaaaattagatgtttgtgatatcaaaatattaaatctatagttttgtacaaattaccaATACCGACAagccagaatataaaataagaaccttatatttattttactgatatataatttatatactgaatcaaacacagtggtacctgtttcatttttggaaatggtcccttacatacacttacttcaatatatgacatttgaataatcaatcaacagcttagaatgtcctcctagtggttttctcagctattttatttatatataaacctaaaaacatttttggtttgatatcctccacatgcaaaactttaaaaggcttagtaacaaccaagtacaaaggtcatagtgaaaagagataattgttcagtttactttttgatttactgttctatattttaagaaaaataagtttaataatttatttctaaatagtaataatctatatacataatgtataataattataattgtgaCTGCacattacaaaatacttgtccactaaaatacagccaagacagggaagactaaggATCTGTTtcatattactggatacataacatgactgcatgtgcaccacatcaatgcaagttacaTAATGTTAACTACGCATGACttgaaggttaaaataataaatatatagtgttgtcagacttaagctacttagactaaacatttttgttataatatgtaatcatACTAGTACAAGAAAAAAGCACACATTTTTTCAAAGATGACACGGTTGGTTAACTGACAGAACCGACACAGTAaaagtgtagaaaataaaatataaagtgttactgaaaacaaacatttgaaatgtatttaagaggttttggagattacacaaataatagtCAAGATTTTTAGGGCAAAGAATAGGTTGTTTTAatgataacatgaaatcactttgcactcagactactaaaaaaaacacactcaatACTTTCACAACCAAatctagtaaaaatatttcattaaaagtttatGAATATACACATGCCATATAAAAAGTTATTATGCAAGTACtaaatgtgtgcaaatgtgtagacaaacttgtgtgttttatactgAGCCCATTGTGAACGggttaaattgttaaaacatctGGTAGTGTCACAATGTACTTGTAAAACAATTGGTAAAATCACACTTTTgtaacaaacaattaactttCACTTTAAAACACCACATCAAGTCAACCCATATAAGAAATCAATAATTGGGTtctacaattttataaattacaaacaagtaACCTCTAGCCCAAAAGCCTCAACAGTAATATACatgttatttaatacttttatgtgTGTGATCCACTGTACTACAATCATAATGGTGAACGTTTTCTAACCTGAAGTTATGAAGAAATGGGGAGAATCTCCTTCAAGTCCTACAGTTCCTGGACCAACAGAATCAGCCAACACATTTATCAAAGAAAATGCTCCACTCATCATGCCAAATCCTAGTCCAGCCACTGTTCCAAAATGAAAGTCAAACTGAACTAAGTAGCATCTACATGTGATTGAAACAACTACAACCAACATATGCACCATATGCATTTGAATCTGTGATGtccagtactgtgcaaaagtgttaggacaaagttaaaaattagatttcaggctacttttaaaaaacactggaaggtaaatcacaggtgaaacatcaaaagttTATTAACCTTCATTAtctagtacaacagaaactcagtaaaAGTACTTGAGTTCAGCAAgcagttaatgttttgtgtgtccCTCCCTCtggttttaataactgtaaacagTCTTTCAAGCATTGgtgcaacatatttaattttactccaaataactctaatacactcccataaagttttgttggaagttacttttaatttgtcaagtttttgatctaagAAACCCCAAATCTACTCAAATGGGATAAAACATGGACTCTGTGGGAACCactgcattatttatattactacagtaacttATTACCTAAGTAAATTTGTATGATATTTGATGTCATTATCTTCTTTCCTCTTGACAGTAAAATTCTTTGTTATTAATACACAAACCATTGGGTATACCATGATGGGCCAGTATCTGATGGTATTCATGCTGGTTGATTATTCTATCTATTTTGAAATCATTATCTTCTTTCTTCTTGACAGTAAAATTCTTTGTTATTAATACACAAACCATTGGGTATACCATGATGGGCCAGTATCTGATGGTTTTCATGCTGGTTGATTATTCTATCTATTTTGAAATCATTATCTTCTTTCCTCTTGACAGTAAAATTCTTTGTTATTAATACACAAACCATTGGGTATACCATGATGGGCCAGTATCTGATGGTATTCATGCTGGTTGATTATTCTATCTATTTTGAAATCATTATCTTCTTTCCTCTTGACAGTAAAATTCCTTGTTATTAATACACAAACCATTGGGTATCCCATGATGGGCCAGTATCTGATGGTATTCATGCTGGTTGATTATTCTATCTATTTTGAAATCATTATCTTCTTTCCTCTTGACAGTAAAATTCTTTGTTATTAATACACAAACCATTGGGTATCCCATGATGGGCCAGTATCTGATGGTATTCATGCTGGTTGATTATTCTATCTATTTTGAAATCATTATCTTCTTTCCTCTTGACAGTAAAATTCTTTGTTATTAATACACAAACCATTAGGTATCCCATGATGGGCCAGTATCTGATGGTATTCATGCTGGTTGATTATTCTATCTATTTTGATGTCATTATCTTCTTTCCTCTTGACAGTAAAATTCTTTGTTATTAATACACAAACCATTGGGTATCCCATGATGGGCCAGTATCTGATGGTATTCATGCTGGTTGATTATTCTATCTATTTTGAAATCATTATCTTCTTTCCTCTTGACAGTAAAATTCTTTGTTATTAATACACAAACCATTAGGTATCCCATGATGGGCCAGTATCTGATGGTATTCATGCTGGTTGATTATTCTATCTATTTTGATGTCATTATCTTCTTTCCTCTTGACAGTAAAATTCTTTGTTATTAATACACAAACCATTGGGTATCCCATGATGGGCCAGTATCTGATGGTATTCATGCTGGTTGATTATTCTATCTATTTTGATGTCATTATCTTCTTTCTTCTTGACAGTAAAATTCTTTGTTATTAATACACAAACCATTGGGTATCCCATGATGGGCCAGTATCTGATGGTATTCACCATGATGGGCCAGTATCTGATGGTATTCATGCTGGTTGATTATTCTATCTATTTTGATGTCATTATCATCTTTCCTCTTGACAGTAAAATTCCTTGTTATTAATACACAAACCATTGGGTATCCCATGATGGGCCAGTATCTGATGGTATTCATGCTGGTTGATTATTCTATCTATTTTGATGTCATTATCTTCTTTCCTCTTGACAGTAAAATTCCTTGTTATTAATACACAAACCATTGGGTATCCCATGATGGGCCAGTATCTGATGGTATTCATGCTGGTTGATTATTCTATCTATTTTGATGTCATTATCTTCTTTCTTCTTGACAGTAAAATTCCTTGTTATTAATACACAAACCATTGGGTATCCCATGATGGGCCAGTATCTAATGGTATTCACCATGATGGGCCAGTATCTGATGGTATTCATGCTGGTTGATTATTCTATCTATTTTGATGTCATTATCTTCTTTCCTCTTGACAGTA is part of the Tachypleus tridentatus isolate NWPU-2018 chromosome 4, ASM421037v1, whole genome shotgun sequence genome and encodes:
- the LOC143248449 gene encoding gamma-secretase subunit Aph-1-like isoform X1; its protein translation is MTVMEFFGCAFIAFGPPLAMFALTVANDPIRIIILISAAFFWLLSLLLSSILWYVVVPLRKTLAFGLVFSVIFQEMFRFSFYKLLRKAEVGLKKVTEVGADRHAVTTGRNTLAYVAGLGFGMMSGAFSLINVLADSVGPGTVGLEGDSPHFFITSAFTTLAFTLLHTFWGVIFFHAWDHQHYFSVIYVICSHLVVSCLTLINQHGMYAASLVPVYCITIVTGILAFKAAGGSWHSFRAFIRITPK